The Spinacia oleracea cultivar Varoflay chromosome 2, BTI_SOV_V1, whole genome shotgun sequence DNA segment gcggcctctagctagacatacagttcacttgatctcactgaattattaacttgttaattaatactgaaccgcatttattagacttaccattaaatgcatacttggaccaatggcattATTTCCACAAGTGGCCCCTATATCTTCCGCATAAGTGGTAGTAATCATCATAATATTGGATCTTTAATCCCAGAGCCAAGGAATTTGCTAAAGTTTGCGTAGTTATACATTTATGACATTGATAATGAAGTAAAATAACATGCTTGTGATAGATGGATCTGAATCTTCTATGATAAGCGCCATACTCCTATATAGAAGGACTACAAAAATGCTTGACAGTGTAAATCCATATGTTGTGATGTTTCGGAATGCTCGAACCATGTAGGGTGACCAATGTGAATATCAAGATTTGCGGATTAGGATTATTCGGGCTAGAGAAGGTAGACAATATGTTCACACTTTTTTAGACTCTCACGAGTCATGAATCTATAACTTAATTTTGGATAGTTTCGTACTTTCGGGTTTATGTTTTGCATAAGGGCATACAATATTTAGAAACGTTTTGATATTGCCAAATAATAAACATTGTACTCCGTAATTAACATTATCGTTTAAGAGTTTTTTCATATTTCGTGCACTAGTATGGGCACATACTAGtaccaattgtctgttggttcagtggtgactGGGGCTGAATTTGGTAGGGAGGACCCCGTGTTCTATCCCCCATAACAATAATTGGGAGGAGATTGGAACCTATCTACCCAGAACTCGCAccgaatccggattaaccctaagggtgaaccgggtgctaaaaCTAAAAAAACGGGCACATACTAGTGATAATATTGTTATTTACGTTGGTTTCATGGTGTCTATGTTGGTGATGATTAATGAGTGAAGATGATGAAGTTGATTAATAAAAGAaggattttttggataaaaccaccttttaaagttgcagtttttgaaataaccaccttatatgtttttttttttaaaaataaccaCCTTAAACTTTCGTTTTTTATGAAATCACCACTAAATGTTAACGGACGTCCAAATTTTTGTTAGTGGGACCCAAAACCAACAACCATGTTCTTTTTCCCTCCTCttttccttccttcttcctctCCATGAACCCTTCCTCCATTAACAAACCTctgtcgaattttttttttttatcaaaattctgcaaattaaatctatttctCTCCCAATTTTTCAAGTACAATTCAACAGCAAGAAAATTTTGGTACTTCCCCCAAATCAACATGGTATGCGTTCTTAAACAGGTAATTTGTGCTAAATTGGAATTAGGGTTCTTCAATTGTAGAATTTGGAGGTTTTTTGATTTAGGAATTTAAACtcaattaatagttaataaatCAAACGCCCAAATTCATAGTTTAATCAAATTGCAACAATTTCAAGAAATCAATTTTTTAGGGTTACCAATCAACAAAAGcggatttttttttactaattaatCAAAAAATTTGAGATTAGGGTTAtagtttaatactttaattGCATTCTCCATAGTCTAAGGAAAGTATAGTTAGTAAGATTTAGAGTTGGGTTGAGGTACATAAAGAAGGCATGTGCCTTTGTGCATTATCTATGTTTCTTGCCAATGAGCATTTGACAgagatggaggagagagatatTCGAATTGTGGGGTTGAGGACTAAAATTACAGAGAATAAATGAGGGGAGAGCGTGAAAAGCAATAATGAGGAAGAAGAAATTGGTTGGAAGATGAAAATAACAGTAAAGAAGGAGAAGAAAGAGAGTATCGAGTGAAAATGGAGGGACAACAAATTTTGGTCGTTGGTTGTGGGCCCCACTAACGGATGTTTGGACGTCCGTTAACATTTGGTGGtgatttcataaaaaaaagaaagtttaaggtggttatttaaaaaaaaaaacatataagatggttatttcaaaaactgcaactttaaaaggtggttttatcGAAAAAATCCATAAAAGAAGATGATTGGTGCAATGAAGTATCAATAACAGTCCCGTCAATTTTAACTAATAACCGTAAAGAATGCATTTAATATTTATATGGTAAgtctttttgtttttatttttcaaaaatttgttttttaattatCAAGGATATAATAGACTATTTCAAGTAAACCAAAAAATGGTTTTATGATAATAACTTAACTGTTCACTTATATCATAGAGATTAattcgtggactatggaccgtggtgcacatagagctacgtgcaccaaaagaacatgtgTGCATAAGTAAAAGAACACGACATTacggcaaaagaacatgcgatataatatttcacttttttattataaaaataatttattattttactatttattaaaacctaaataaaaaaaatactcatgttcTTCTTTTGATGCACgtagctctatgtgcaccatggtccaccttctgaATTGCCCATAAAGATTGTACGGATGAGATTGATGCAAATACAGAGTATTGAGTTTTCCAAATCGCGCAgtccttcttcttcctccttctcTTAAAACCCTCCAACAAAAGCACAATCAACCATTCAACCACCTCTATTCGGCGGCGCCTCTGCCAACCACCTCTAATCGGCAACGCCTCTTTCAACCACCTCTCCTCCTCTGCTGCGCTATTTTCGGTAAAGTCCTGCTTATTTTGTTTCGAATTTTTGAAAGATTTTTcagttgattttatttgtttttttatcgattcaaaatttgtaattttctgATGCGAACAATATATTCTGTTCATTCTTAAATCTCGTATTATTCTTTGCGTTTATTGATGGTCTGGTTACTAGTTTATCAATGAAACAATGTACTAGTTGTTGTTGTGATAGTGTTAGAATTTATGATTTGCGGGTTTGGTTTTGTTTCCATAATTGCATTACCTTCGATTTGGGGAATCAAGGGGTGGCCTACCTTGTTATGTCGAGGTGTTTTGGTAAATGCCAGggttctaatttatttttagggTTGTAATTGATTTTTAGATGCATTATGGTGAAGCAACATTTTTTTCAAATCAAGGGATAAGTTTTTGGTTCTATTTAAGAGGCACAGCGTCCCCGAGTTTTAGCTCAATCGCTGTTGTTATAGTTGGTTAGCCTTACAGTGAAGTGTGTTGAATTTCGACTTGGTGAGTTTTGATAACTTCGGTTTATGGGTGTTTTTGTTACGGAGTATTAGTTTACTTCAGCTGTATGGCTGTATTAAGCCATTTAGGTATAGTTAGCTTTGCCTCTTTGAATGTGATGACTGATGAGCTTTAGTTTGACGGTGTAATGGGATTTAGCTCCTTTCATCATCTTCAAATTTAAAGAGTATGATTGTCAGTTTTGGATTTCGTGTTTTGTAATTGGTCTATTACTCTGTTTTATCTTGTACTCGCATCCTCAAGTCCAATTATTTGGACTCGTCTGTGTTTTATAGATAGTAGAATTGTTGGAATAATGGTTTTAACTGTTGCTTGTTTAGTTTCATAGTATGAAAGCATGCTTAAAAAAAGGAAGAGATTTACAACTTCTTCTATTTTCGATGTGTGAAGGGCGAAATTAGGTGCAATTTCCCAAACACAATGTTAATCGTACTTTCAAGTAGTCTGTAAAAGTGTTAAGGTTGAGAACTTTATGGGAAACACTGTGTTTCTAGATGTACTATACATTCCtattttcttatatatatatatatatatacacacataTCCATATATTTCTGACATTACATCTCATACATCCTGTGGTTTTTCAAATTTTGCAGTTATAACATATATATCGTGAGCTGAAGCAAAACAGCGACTATGGGTTCATACAAGGAGTCGGACCCTAACTTAGGGTTCCTCacaaagaaagaaacagaagtaAAGCTTCCTCGATCCACCAGAGTCAAGAACAAAACTCCTGCTCCTATACAGATCACTGCAGAGCAAATCCTGCGCGAAGCTCGGGAACGCCAAGAATCTGAGATACGCCCACCTAAGCAAAAGATTACCGATTCAACTGAGCTTGCAGACTACCGTCTCCGGAAACGCAAGGAATTCGAGGATTTAATCCGTAGGGTACGGTGGAACGTTAGTGTATGGGTCAAGTATGCTCAATGGGAGGAGTCACAGAAGGACTTCAAACGTGCTCGTTCGGTTTGGGAGCGCGCTTTGGAGGTTGATTATAGGAATCACAGCTTATGGCTGAAATATGCAGACATGGAGATGAAGAATAAGTTCGTAAACCATGCTCGGAATGTGTGGGATCGTGCTGTCTCTTTGCTACCAAGAGTGGATCAACTGTGGTATAAATATATCCACATGGAGGAGATGCTTGGCAATGTGGCTGGTGCTAGGCAAGTTTTTGAGAGATGGATGAAGTGGCAGCCTGATCAGCAAGGATGGCGCTCCTATATTAAGTTCGAGTTGCGTTACAATGAGATTGACCGTGCCAGGGGAATATACGAGAAATTTTTGCAGTGTCATCCTAAAGTTGATGCGTGGATTCGTTAtgctaagtttgaaatgaaaaatGGGGAAATTGCTCGAGCTAGGAATTGCTATGAGAGAGCAGTCGACAAGTTGGCAGATGATGAAGAAGCAGAGCTGCTGTTTGTGGCTTTTGCACAGTTTGAGGAAAGGTGCAAGGAGACAGAACGTGCTAGGTGCATCTATAAATTTGCATTGGACCATATACCAAAAGGACGAGCAGAGGAAGTTTATAAGAAGTTTGTTGCGTTTGAGAAGCAGTATGGGGACAAGGAGGGTATTGATGATGCCATTGTGGGAAAAAGGAGATTTCAGTATGAGGAAGAAGTTAGAAAGAATCCCCTTAACTATGACACTTGGTTTGATTACATTCGGTTGGAAGAAAGTGTGGGTGTCAAAGACAGAGTGAGAGAAGTTTATGAGAGGGCAATAGCCAATGTTCCTCCAGCTGAGGAGAAACGCTACTGGCAGCGTTATATTTACTTGTGGTAGGcattgataaagtttcttgttTTAACAGAATATAATTTCAAAATTATCTGTTTCTGTTGAGAAAGCAGTGAATGCTGACCATCTTCTGTATGATTTTTAGGATCAATTATGCTTTGTATGAAGAACTTGATGCACAAGATATGGAGCGAACAAGAGAGGTATACAGGTAATTCATTTCTGGCTACTTCATTAACACTAGTGTGATGTAGTATCATGAACTCTGCTGGGCGAATGTGAGAGGTGTGTGCACTTTTTCAGATTTGTCTATGGGAGAAGTATAGCTGATGCGTCATGCGTCTAATGCAGCATTATTTGTCTTATTTAGTTGCTGATGACATTCGCTTTACAGGAAAGAATTAACCCACATATGCTTAATTTAGGATGCAATATATAATCATGTATGATTTTACATCATTTTGTTTGACTATATCACTTCTATTTTTGTGTGCCAGATCAGCATGTTTAATACCTTCCCTGTAGGGATTAATTAGGTCGTCCTCTCTAGGTGTTACTTTAGGTTTTATTTCTGTtggtttaatttaaaattatgtATTTGTGTAAAGATTTATTCCGCACATCAGTTCGTTTAGAAGCTGCATTTCTAGACTTCTACTGCTACTGGTGGCTATCTGAAGCTGGTGTATATATACTGACCATGAACGATTTGGAGGCTAATTTTCCGTGAAAGTTATACTCTTATCCCCCCTCCACcaacaaccccccccccccccccccccccccaaaaaaaaggaaaagatgcTCATTACAGTGTATTTGGGTTCATGTTTGCCTTGACTTTAGAAATTGATTTCTCAGTGCAAACTCTAGTATATCTCAGAAGGGATTTGTTCTAAAAAGTATCCTGAATTCAGTTTACATGACTTGTCAGTTCATGAAATGTGGAGAAAAGTAATCTCCGACTTCTCACCCTCCGAAGTTATTCTCTGAACTAAATTGGTCTGGGTTTGAAATTTTTACATCTTTACTTCTGTTGTCTTGGGTACTAACTGTTCCCCTTGTTTATTCAGGGAATCCCTTAAGTTGATCCCTCACGACAAATTCTCCTTTGCAAAAATCTGGCTTTTGGCAGCTCAATTTGAGTTACGAGAATTAAATCTCAATGGTGCACGTCAGATATTGGGCAATGCCATTGGGAGGGCTCCAAAAGATAAGGTAACATTTTGTGTGGACTTCATTTGCACAGTTATCAACTGTATATGTTCGTGCTCTAACAACTTTTTCCCTAGCagattttcaaaacatacattgaaatAGAGTTGCAGTTGGGAAACATAGATAGGTGCAGGAAACTATATGAGAAATATTTAGAGTGGTCGCCAGAGAATTGCTATGCGTGGACCAAGTATGCTGAGTTGGAGCGTTCTTTGTGCGAAACAGAGAGAGCTAGGGCTATCTATGAGCTTGCCATAGCTCAACCTGCATTGGATATGCCCGAATTATTGTGGAAGGTAACTAACCCCAGTCTTTCTTTTGGATGTCTATTGTTTTTTTCGTTGGAAATAAAATGCACTTAAAGGGTTATAGTTTAAGTTTATAATATGATTTTCGATGTTTGAAACTAGCTCTCCAATTGCTAACTAGCTGCTTATATGTATTTGAGATTCTACTTTCTCTGATAGTCCAATGACTGTTTATTTTGTCCTGACGTAAAGCATAATCGGTTCTTATAATTAGAAAGACACAGATAGAATTTGATGTTGGCAGTTTCTTATTGTTTCATTCCACTATTTTATGCACCTTCTAGCGAATATGTGGCTTGGGCTTAGTTTTGGGGTTTCTTCTTGTTCAGTCAGTAATAGATGTGAAAATTAGGAATGTAGAAATGAGGAAGAAGAAAACTTGGGGGAAACTTGGTAGTCGATTGTAATTGCATCAATTGGCTGGACATTCCCAACAACAAGCTAATGCAAAGTAAAATTCACCCAATAATTTTCTCATTACTTACAATCATGCCCTATATATAGATTTTCACCTTCCTTTTCCTTCCTCTCAACTTATTCCCTAAGGTACTCATACAGCATTATATTGGCATTCCCAATAGGAACGCTGCCCCTAGATAAGTCTATTAGACTGTCTGCAGTCTGCCCTATGCATGTCTTTTATATTATATCTTCAGAATAGTTGAATAGTATGTTTGTATTGATCATGTTAGGCAAGTGTTCAGACTTGAGAGATCGTTAACTTCCTTTAGTGTGTCCTACCAAATCTATCGTGTATTCTTTTGAGGCTTGCGTATCTGAATATTATGATAACACTCCGGCATTGTAACAGGCATATATTGATTTTGAGATAGCAGAGGGAGAATTTGAAAATACAAGAGCATTATATGAGAGATTGCTTGACAGAACAAAGCATTTGAAGGTGTGGCTCAGCTATGCAAAGTTTGAAGCTTCTGCTGCGGATGACATCCCAGAGGATGAACTCCAAGAAGCTCTACATGAAAAGAAGACATTGTGTATACAACGTGCTAGACGTAAGCATCTTGATGTCCTCTTAATGCATTTCTCTGCTTCATTTTCATGAAGACACTATACCTGACACGTTTTAGACCAACCCAGCTAGCTGTGTGCGACTTGCCTAACACTGCTTGTTCTGCAAGTTTTGTGTTCAGTTTTATTCGAATTTGAATACTAGTTTTGGGAAACAGAGAAATTAGCTTCTGTGGTCTTCTATCATCATTTTTCAAAATAAGTGTGATTGATACAGGAATGAGAAGTTTTAAGTTCCCTGTATTACATAATATAGGGAGTAATATttaaaatctcgaagcaaaaaGCTTTAAACTGGCAGTGACATCTAAGTGGATGCCTTCATTGCATGTCTTCTCTGAGTAGTTGTCTCTTTTAGTAGTTATTGATTGATGTATATTTGTTTCCACCAATTAAGAGTTTGAAAGCGAACTAAATTTCTGCTTTATTTCTAATGTATGATCTTCTTGTAATGGTAATACATAAGAAGTGTGATAAATGAACTACATCTTTAACTTCCGTATTAGAGCTATACTATATGCATTGTGAAATCTTAGGCTATGGTAATGGTAAAGGAAGTTCATCGTTATACTGCATCAACTTTTCTATGCTATGATATGCTAACTACAAACTTTAACTTTGTGCTGTGTGTGTTCTGCATTACTAATGTTTAGCTGTACAAGCCCCTTTTTTTCATTAGAGCAGTATACATCTGTAGTCTCTACACTGAATTACAGAGCTGAATTTTTGTACTTAAAACATTTTTGTTTCATGTAACAGGAATTTTCGATAAAGCCCTGAGTCACTTTAGAGTTTCTGCTCCCGAGCTGAAAGAGGAGAGAGCTATGCTCTTGGATGAGTGGCTAAAGATGGAGAAAGACTTCGGTGTGATTGGCGATGTTGCATCAGTTCAAGCCAAGATGCCAAAGAAACTCAAGAGGCGGCGGCCTCTAATGACAGAGGATGGTCCAGCAGGGTATGtgaaactattttattgtaTCAAGTTTTTCCCACATTTTGGTTCATGTGATGCTTTCAAATTGGATCTTCTGGTgttgaataatctcaaatctattACTTTTAACAGATTCGAGGAGTACTTCGATTACATGTTCCCTGAAGAAACACAAACTACCAATTTGAAGATCTTGGAGGCAGCAtacaaatggaagaagcaaaaAACTGGAGTTGATGACGAGTAATGTCGTCCCTTTTTGTTTTGTAAATTAGTTACTAGATTTGTAGTCATCTGTAGTCGGAAACTGAAAAACTTGAGGAGAAAACAAGCTCACTCAATGAAGAAATATTCTTTCGTGTAGAATTGTTAGAAAAAGTTGTATGACTTATTGACTTGTATACTTGTATGAGCACGGTTATTCTTAAGCAAAGAAGGGACGGGTGACGAATCTGTATGAAATTGtcccatgttttttttttacttcaaCTTCGTATCTCAAGAAATACGAAATTGTTTAAATGTGCAAACTTTGAGAAATTTAGAAGTGATTTTAATGTAATGACTAATGAGAAAATAAGCAAAAGGTCTTGTTTGTACAAGGTATATAATAAATTTTGTACATCGGATAACTTTTACTCAATTttattttgtaacttttacctTGTTTTTTGTCTTTCTTATTTGTTTGTCATAGGTATggagtatttatttggaaatttggtgaaacactacctttaattttggtggttttgtaaattgctaccttttaaaaaggaaattatatttttctacattataagtttggtttgtttgaccaacactaccatttgccgtgttttgttaatgttttacgtctttggactccactacaacggttatttaatatggcaaacgcacaaaatgacaaatgaacagagatatttaaaagaatagaagaaatacacgacggaaaacattaacgaaaaacgtcaaatggtagtgttagtcaaacaaaccaaacttataaggtagttaaattgaaaaatgtttttataaggtagcaattcacaaaaccaccaaacttaaaggtagtgtttcacaaaatttcctattTATTTATCTAGGTGTATGAAACAGTTGGAGCTTAACCCTGATTTCAACTTTCTGTGATCTTTGATGCTTTAATGAAGTTTTCTTCTGCTTCTGGTGTCGAGGTTAATCTTAAAAAAGCAATGTCTACATCGAAAAGGCTACATATACCATGTGGGTACAGAATAGTGCCTGACAATTGATTGGTCGAAAATTTTGGTGAGTAGCGCCAAAGCTGGAGCAAATGGGGGGGGAAATTGAGGGGAATTGCGCCATTTTCTCTCTATTTCCCTTTGGCGCCAATGTTGctccaattaaaaaaaatagaaattgaaattaatattttcagaCACAATTATCTCCCCTAATTAGTTACCCTAGAATTTAACactaattaattataatccttCTTGCCATTGGAAATTAAAATCGACAGCATCATCGACGGAAATCATTGTGAAGTGAAGTAACGCGGCACCAGAGAGAATCCAATTCCGGCGACCACAACTGAGAGCCGGTAAGAATCAAATTCCGGCGACAACAAAAGTTCCGACGACCACAACTGAGAGCTGGTAAATTCCCTTCAATTTTGTAATACTGTTCGCTCGCAATTGACCTGATACTTTtaggttttatttatttattatcaaATTAAAGTATGAAGTAATTCGAGATTTTTGTAATAATTATCAAGGGTGGTTATTACTTATTAGGTTAATGTGGAATAACAAATGTCTGAAATTTGGGTGGCGGAGTTGTCTAAGCCATTGATAGCAGAGTAGAGGGGACAACGTTCTTTATTTTA contains these protein-coding regions:
- the LOC110793904 gene encoding uncharacterized protein gives rise to the protein MGSYKESDPNLGFLTKKETEVKLPRSTRVKNKTPAPIQITAEQILREARERQESEIRPPKQKITDSTELADYRLRKRKEFEDLIRRVRWNVSVWVKYAQWEESQKDFKRARSVWERALEVDYRNHSLWLKYADMEMKNKFVNHARNVWDRAVSLLPRVDQLWYKYIHMEEMLGNVAGARQVFERWMKWQPDQQGWRSYIKFELRYNEIDRARGIYEKFLQCHPKVDAWIRYAKFEMKNGEIARARNCYERAVDKLADDEEAELLFVAFAQFEERCKETERARCIYKFALDHIPKGRAEEVYKKFVAFEKQYGDKEGIDDAIVGKRRFQYEEEVRKNPLNYDTWFDYIRLEESVGVKDRVREVYERAIANVPPAEEKRYWQRYIYLWINYALYEELDAQDMERTREVYRESLKLIPHDKFSFAKIWLLAAQFELRELNLNGARQILGNAIGRAPKDKIFKTYIEIELQLGNIDRCRKLYEKYLEWSPENCYAWTKYAELERSLCETERARAIYELAIAQPALDMPELLWKAYIDFEIAEGEFENTRALYERLLDRTKHLKVWLSYAKFEASAADDIPEDELQEALHEKKTLCIQRARRIFDKALSHFRVSAPELKEERAMLLDEWLKMEKDFGVIGDVASVQAKMPKKLKRRRPLMTEDGPAGFEEYFDYMFPEETQTTNLKILEAAYKWKKQKTGVDDE